A genome region from Candidatus Melainabacteria bacterium RIFOXYA2_FULL_32_9 includes the following:
- a CDS encoding cobalamin biosynthesis protein CbiM (catalyzes the ATP-dependent transport of cobalt) yields MLKKFENLLVILVTILLLSPQYASAMHIMEGFLPIKWSIFWGAMTLPFLLIGIKSIQKNVNLNPKLKMLLALAGAFAFVLSALKLPSVTGSCSHPTGVGLGSILFGPTAMTVLGSIVLLFQALLLAHGGITTLGANAFSMAIVGPFVAFGIYKLLNKFNSPKWLSVFLAASLGNLLTYITTSVQLALAFPSPTGGFEFSLLKFMSVFALTQIPLAISEGLLTVLIFNFLTTYNFNELKELNVLTNDKTSPISEEA; encoded by the coding sequence ATGTTAAAAAAGTTTGAAAATCTCCTGGTAATACTCGTTACTATATTACTATTATCGCCCCAATATGCCTCAGCCATGCACATTATGGAAGGATTTTTACCTATTAAATGGAGTATCTTCTGGGGGGCAATGACATTACCGTTTTTGCTTATAGGAATCAAATCAATACAAAAAAATGTCAATCTTAACCCAAAACTTAAAATGCTTCTAGCATTAGCAGGAGCATTTGCTTTCGTGCTTTCTGCCCTCAAATTACCTTCTGTAACCGGGAGCTGCTCTCATCCTACAGGAGTTGGCCTTGGGTCTATTTTATTTGGCCCAACTGCAATGACAGTATTAGGCAGTATAGTTTTACTGTTTCAAGCATTATTACTAGCTCATGGAGGGATTACAACATTAGGTGCTAATGCTTTTTCTATGGCCATAGTAGGTCCTTTCGTTGCATTTGGAATCTATAAGCTTCTTAATAAATTTAATAGTCCTAAATGGTTATCAGTATTCTTAGCTGCATCATTAGGAAATTTACTGACTTATATAACCACATCGGTTCAATTAGCATTGGCATTCCCTTCTCCTACAGGTGGATTTGAATTTTCTTTGTTAAAATTCATGAGCGTTTTTGCTTTAACTCAAATTCCACTTGCTATTAGTGAAGGTTTACTTACTGTATTAATTTTCAATTTCCTTACTACGTATAATTTCAACGAATTAAAAGAGCTCAATGTCTTAACCAATGACAAAACTAGCCCAATATCAGAGGAGGCATAA